The proteins below come from a single Erythrobacter sp. SG61-1L genomic window:
- a CDS encoding TorF family putative porin yields MKMLRLIGVAAIALAAVPGTAYAQDEEESSGAWEVDAGIAALTDYRFRGISLSGNDPEVTAELTVSHESGFYAGTWLSNVDLDDGADDLEVDLSAGFATDLGGASIDIGAIYYLYPGNDDFNYIEFTGSIGTTIGPADITVGVAYAPSQDALGNVDNTYVYISGEVPIEGTPLSLHGTFGYENGGFADNKKDWLVGASFDMGAGFTATLDYVDTAHSLTSLGDATAVFSISKSF; encoded by the coding sequence ATGAAGATGCTCAGACTGATTGGAGTTGCAGCCATCGCGCTCGCCGCTGTGCCCGGCACTGCCTATGCACAGGATGAGGAGGAATCCTCCGGCGCGTGGGAAGTGGATGCCGGGATCGCCGCACTGACCGACTATCGCTTCCGCGGCATTTCGCTGTCCGGCAACGATCCGGAAGTCACCGCCGAACTGACCGTTTCCCATGAATCCGGCTTCTATGCCGGCACCTGGCTTTCCAACGTCGATCTTGATGACGGCGCCGACGATCTGGAAGTAGACCTTTCCGCCGGCTTCGCCACCGATCTTGGCGGTGCCAGCATCGACATTGGCGCGATCTATTACCTCTATCCCGGCAATGACGATTTCAACTATATCGAGTTTACCGGATCGATCGGCACCACCATTGGCCCGGCCGACATCACTGTGGGCGTGGCCTACGCCCCCAGCCAGGATGCGCTGGGCAATGTCGACAACACCTATGTCTACATCTCCGGCGAAGTGCCGATCGAGGGCACGCCCCTCTCCCTGCATGGCACCTTCGGTTATGAGAACGGCGGCTTTGCCGACAACAAGAAGGACTGGCTGGTAGGCGCCAGCTTCGACATGGGCGCAGGCTTCACTGCCACGCTCGACTACGTGGACACCGCCCATTCTCTGACTTCGCTGGGCGATGCGACTGCGGTATTCTCCATCAGCAAGTCATTCTAG
- a CDS encoding FAD-binding oxidoreductase — MTDHAPSYYAATANSFPEQPPLAREVSADVVVVGGGFTGLSAALHAAEAGFSVVLVEANRIGWGASGRNGGQMIPGMRWGAADLAEKFGNENARRLVAVANRAGDRVRDRIARHRIDCAPRLGHFHAAAKPGHLYDMRRELDWLERNLGYEGARIVRMSDVEEFVASPIYHGGVYDRNGGHLHPLNYALGLARAALDAGVRIFEGTPALDVDHGSPVIVTTPAGTVSASHGVLACDAFMASVDKALGRMTMPVANYNVATAPLSPEHAAALIPSGAAVSDSKFVLNYYRLSADNRLIFGGGEKYTPTPPRDIRNFVRPYLEQVFPQLQGVRIDYAWGGLVGVTLNRLPDLGRLGNCFYAHGWSGHGVLLTTLAGELIADAMRGTAEQFDMFANLPKRPFPGGALLSHPLYVLGMLWYALKDRL, encoded by the coding sequence GTGACGGACCACGCGCCGTCCTATTACGCGGCGACCGCCAATTCCTTTCCCGAACAGCCCCCGCTGGCGAGAGAGGTTTCGGCGGATGTCGTGGTGGTTGGCGGCGGCTTTACCGGCCTTTCGGCAGCCTTGCATGCGGCAGAGGCCGGATTTTCCGTTGTTCTGGTGGAGGCCAACCGCATTGGCTGGGGGGCATCGGGCCGCAATGGCGGGCAGATGATCCCCGGCATGCGCTGGGGCGCGGCCGATCTGGCGGAAAAGTTCGGCAATGAGAATGCACGGCGGCTGGTGGCTGTGGCGAACCGTGCGGGTGACCGGGTGCGCGATCGGATCGCGCGCCACCGCATAGACTGCGCGCCCCGCCTGGGCCATTTCCACGCCGCCGCGAAGCCCGGCCACCTCTATGACATGCGCCGCGAGCTGGACTGGCTGGAACGCAATCTGGGCTATGAAGGCGCACGCATCGTCCGCATGAGCGATGTGGAAGAATTTGTCGCCAGCCCGATCTATCACGGCGGGGTGTATGACCGGAATGGCGGCCATCTCCACCCGCTGAACTATGCACTGGGCCTGGCCAGGGCTGCGCTGGATGCAGGGGTGAGGATATTCGAGGGCACACCCGCGCTCGACGTCGATCACGGCTCCCCGGTGATCGTCACGACGCCGGCGGGCACGGTTTCGGCAAGCCATGGCGTGCTGGCCTGCGATGCCTTCATGGCCTCGGTCGACAAGGCCCTTGGCCGGATGACCATGCCGGTTGCCAATTACAATGTCGCAACAGCGCCCCTCTCTCCCGAACATGCCGCCGCGCTGATCCCTTCCGGCGCTGCCGTATCGGACAGCAAGTTCGTGCTGAACTATTACCGCCTCAGCGCCGATAATCGCCTGATCTTCGGCGGGGGCGAGAAATATACCCCCACGCCGCCACGCGACATCCGCAATTTCGTTCGGCCCTATCTGGAGCAGGTATTCCCGCAATTGCAGGGTGTGCGGATCGATTATGCCTGGGGCGGTCTGGTAGGCGTCACACTCAATCGGCTTCCCGATCTCGGGCGGCTGGGCAATTGCTTCTATGCTCATGGCTGGTCCGGCCACGGCGTGCTGCTGACTACGCTGGCAGGCGAACTGATCGCAGACGCGATGCGCGGAACGGCCGAGCAATTCGACATGTTCGCCAACCTGCCCAAGCGTCCATTCCCCGGCGGCGCGCTGCTGAGCCACCCGCTCTATGTTCTGGGCATGTTGTGGTACGCCCTGAAGGACCGGTTATGA
- a CDS encoding glutamine synthetase family protein: MTKPPYSSNKIASAAEAYDFFKANPDIDAVDIIFTNMCGVPRGKRLRQHEVIAVYESGRFLPGSVLVVDITGRDTEETGLVWEDGDADRYVKPVPGTLVRAPWLGDRAAQFLTSFYELDGTPNDLDPRHVLGRVIDRLEADGLTPVVAVELEFYLVDVKGGKIEPAAGQLTGHRSDDIQVYGLRELQEFKPFFDDLYSACDVQGLPLESAISEFAPGQFELTLRHKADALRATDEAAMYKRLVKAIAMKHGFEATFMAKPFADQAGNGMHLHISMADGQGNNAFASEDPEGAPLLRHAIGGMKALLADSMAIFAPNANSFRRFKANSYAPVAPTWGVNNRTVSLRVPAGPPPSRHVEHRVCGADAHPTLATAAVLAAMHHGIVNKIDPGPAVVGNGYADSASETRLPNHWAAAIEAFENSDLLKDYLGERFVKNYAIVKQVEMANFMGQVTELDYAWYLRSA, translated from the coding sequence ATGACCAAGCCACCCTACAGCTCGAACAAGATCGCTTCCGCTGCGGAGGCCTATGATTTCTTCAAGGCCAATCCGGATATCGACGCGGTGGACATCATCTTCACCAATATGTGCGGCGTGCCGCGCGGCAAGAGGCTGCGCCAGCATGAGGTGATCGCAGTGTATGAATCCGGCCGTTTCCTGCCCGGTTCGGTGCTGGTGGTGGACATTACCGGGCGCGATACGGAAGAGACCGGGCTGGTCTGGGAAGATGGCGATGCGGATCGCTATGTGAAGCCCGTACCCGGCACGCTGGTACGTGCTCCCTGGCTGGGCGACCGTGCGGCGCAGTTCCTCACCAGCTTCTACGAGTTGGACGGCACGCCCAACGATCTCGACCCGCGCCATGTGCTGGGCCGCGTGATCGACCGGCTGGAGGCGGACGGCCTCACTCCGGTGGTTGCAGTGGAGCTGGAATTCTATCTGGTCGATGTGAAGGGCGGCAAGATCGAGCCTGCCGCCGGGCAGCTGACCGGCCATCGCAGCGATGACATCCAAGTCTATGGCCTGCGCGAATTGCAGGAATTCAAGCCCTTCTTCGACGATCTTTATTCCGCTTGCGATGTTCAGGGCCTGCCGCTGGAATCCGCCATCTCAGAATTTGCGCCCGGCCAGTTCGAACTGACCCTGCGCCACAAGGCCGACGCCCTGCGCGCCACGGACGAGGCGGCGATGTACAAGCGGCTGGTGAAGGCCATCGCCATGAAGCACGGCTTCGAGGCGACCTTCATGGCCAAGCCCTTTGCCGATCAGGCCGGCAATGGCATGCATCTGCACATCTCCATGGCCGACGGGCAGGGCAACAATGCCTTCGCCAGCGAAGACCCGGAAGGTGCCCCGCTCCTGCGCCACGCGATTGGCGGCATGAAGGCACTGCTGGCGGATTCCATGGCGATCTTCGCCCCCAACGCGAACAGCTTCCGCCGGTTCAAGGCCAATTCCTATGCCCCGGTCGCGCCGACATGGGGGGTGAACAATCGCACGGTCAGCCTGCGGGTGCCCGCCGGGCCGCCGCCGTCGCGCCATGTCGAACATCGCGTCTGCGGGGCGGATGCCCATCCCACGCTGGCAACCGCTGCGGTGCTGGCCGCGATGCATCACGGCATCGTCAACAAGATCGATCCCGGCCCGGCCGTGGTCGGCAATGGCTATGCCGATTCCGCGTCCGAAACGCGCCTGCCCAATCACTGGGCCGCCGCAATCGAGGCCTTCGAGAATTCTGACCTGCTGAAGGACTATCTGGGCGAACGCTTCGTAAAGAACTACGCCATCGTGAAGCAGGTGGAGATGGCGAACTTCATGGGTCAGGTGACCGAACTGGATTACGCCTGGTATCTGCGCAGCGCATAA
- a CDS encoding glutamine synthetase family protein, translating to MTTDIASWIRERGIAEVECIVPDMNGIQRGKVLPANKFLKSLTDKTLRIPGSVFMVTVTGDYPEGMDGIMPGYDPDLVLIPDATTIREAPGFATPTAYVIADAFDGDDHPIEIAPRQLLKRVLALYEKRGWRPVIAPELEFYLVSKNLDADLPLVPPAGRSGRAETASQPFGLEALSEFEDIIEQIYDWCEKADLNIDTMIHEAGAAQLEVNFIHGDPLALADQALLFKRIVRQVALEHGVYATFLAKPMSDQPGSAMHIHQSILDVDTGRNVFSTQNGRDSALFRSHIAGLVRLMPQVLPLFAPNVNSFRRMQPDTAAPINVHWGTDNRSCGLRVPVSGYKDRRIENRLPGADANPYLAIAASLICGYIGMVDRMQPPKAITGSAYNRARTLPRTLEAALDRFSHCRPVKNLLGEDFFDLFYAIKETELFAYQSVISSWEREHLLLKV from the coding sequence ATGACCACCGACATTGCGAGCTGGATCAGGGAACGAGGGATAGCCGAGGTCGAGTGCATCGTGCCCGACATGAACGGCATCCAGCGCGGCAAGGTTCTGCCCGCCAACAAGTTCCTCAAGAGCCTGACCGACAAGACCCTGCGCATTCCGGGCAGCGTCTTCATGGTGACGGTGACCGGCGATTATCCCGAGGGGATGGACGGGATCATGCCGGGATACGATCCCGATCTGGTCCTGATCCCCGACGCGACCACTATCCGCGAGGCGCCCGGCTTCGCCACACCCACTGCCTATGTCATCGCCGATGCCTTCGATGGGGATGACCATCCGATCGAGATTGCCCCGCGCCAACTGCTCAAGCGCGTGCTGGCCCTTTACGAGAAGCGCGGCTGGCGGCCGGTGATCGCGCCCGAGCTGGAATTCTACCTCGTTTCCAAAAACCTCGACGCGGATTTGCCGCTGGTTCCCCCGGCAGGCCGTTCGGGCCGCGCGGAAACCGCCAGCCAGCCCTTCGGACTTGAGGCACTGAGCGAGTTCGAGGACATTATCGAACAGATCTATGACTGGTGCGAAAAGGCCGATCTGAACATCGATACGATGATCCACGAGGCTGGCGCCGCCCAGCTGGAAGTGAACTTCATCCATGGCGATCCGCTGGCGCTGGCCGATCAGGCCCTGCTGTTCAAGCGCATCGTCCGGCAGGTGGCGCTGGAACACGGCGTCTATGCCACCTTCCTGGCCAAGCCCATGTCCGACCAACCGGGCAGCGCCATGCACATCCACCAGTCGATCCTGGACGTGGATACGGGGCGGAACGTGTTTTCCACCCAGAACGGGCGCGACAGTGCCCTGTTCCGCAGCCATATCGCAGGGCTGGTGCGGCTGATGCCGCAAGTGCTCCCGCTCTTCGCGCCCAACGTCAATTCCTTCCGCCGGATGCAACCCGATACGGCCGCGCCGATCAATGTCCATTGGGGCACGGACAATCGCAGCTGCGGCCTGCGCGTGCCGGTTTCCGGCTACAAGGATCGCCGGATCGAAAACCGCCTGCCCGGCGCCGATGCCAATCCCTATCTGGCCATCGCCGCTTCGCTGATCTGCGGCTATATCGGCATGGTTGACCGGATGCAGCCGCCCAAGGCCATCACCGGCAGCGCCTATAACAGGGCGCGCACCCTGCCCCGCACGCTGGAAGCCGCGCTGGACCGGTTCAGCCATTGCCGCCCGGTGAAGAACCTGCTTGGCGAGGATTTCTTCGACCTGTTCTACGCGATCAAGGAGACCGAGCTGTTCGCCTATCAATCGGTGATCAGTTCGTGGGAACGCGAACATCTGCTGCTGAAGGTGTAA
- a CDS encoding aspartate aminotransferase family protein, producing MIADSSIKAMIAAERDLFVARNPRSAALAMEAARHWHRGVPFHWMLDWGTPFPLFVDRAQGAELWDVDGNRFDDFCLGDTGSMFGHSPAPVAEAVARQAGRGLTYMLPSEDAVVVADELATRFRLPFWQVTSSASEANRAVIRWCRGITGRKRILVFNGCYHGAVDDVFVDLRDGVPELRRSLVGQVYDVREHTAVIEFNDLAALEAELAKGDIACVLTEPALTNVGMVLPDPGYLEAMRGLCTRHGTLLVFDETHTISSGYGGHTGTYGPLPDLFVLGKPVAGGVPCAVFGFTAEVADRMERVRAEGETGHSGIGTTLSANALALAAMRACLTEVMTPAAYAHMLPLAAHLARRLREVIEGRGLDWHVTHIGSRGEFICAPEAPRNGTQARAAMQGPLEHALHLFLVNRGVLIAPFHNMTLVSPYTTEAQVERLADVLDDCLKTLIG from the coding sequence ATGATCGCCGACAGTTCCATCAAGGCGATGATCGCCGCCGAGCGTGACCTTTTCGTGGCGCGCAATCCCCGTTCGGCTGCCCTGGCGATGGAGGCCGCGCGGCACTGGCACCGGGGCGTACCGTTCCACTGGATGCTCGACTGGGGCACGCCCTTCCCGCTCTTCGTGGACCGCGCGCAGGGCGCAGAATTGTGGGACGTGGACGGCAATCGCTTCGACGATTTCTGCCTTGGCGACACCGGCTCCATGTTCGGCCACTCCCCTGCCCCAGTTGCCGAGGCGGTTGCCCGGCAGGCCGGGCGTGGGCTGACCTATATGCTGCCTTCCGAAGATGCGGTGGTAGTGGCCGATGAGCTGGCAACGCGGTTCCGCCTGCCCTTCTGGCAAGTCACCTCCAGCGCCAGCGAGGCCAATCGCGCGGTGATCCGCTGGTGCCGGGGCATCACCGGACGCAAGCGCATTCTGGTGTTCAATGGCTGCTATCACGGCGCGGTGGACGATGTATTTGTCGATCTGCGAGACGGCGTGCCCGAACTGCGCCGCAGCCTTGTCGGGCAGGTCTATGACGTGCGCGAACATACTGCCGTGATCGAATTCAACGATCTCGCTGCGCTGGAGGCCGAACTGGCGAAGGGCGACATTGCCTGCGTCCTGACCGAACCGGCGCTCACCAATGTCGGCATGGTGCTGCCCGATCCCGGCTATCTGGAAGCCATGCGAGGCCTGTGTACGCGCCACGGCACCCTGCTGGTGTTCGACGAGACACATACCATCTCCTCCGGCTATGGCGGCCATACCGGCACCTATGGCCCGCTGCCGGACCTGTTCGTCCTCGGCAAGCCGGTGGCGGGCGGCGTGCCTTGCGCGGTATTTGGCTTCACCGCCGAAGTGGCAGACCGGATGGAACGGGTCCGCGCCGAAGGGGAAACCGGCCATTCCGGCATCGGCACCACCCTTTCGGCCAATGCGCTGGCCCTCGCAGCCATGCGCGCCTGCCTTACCGAAGTGATGACGCCCGCCGCCTATGCCCACATGCTGCCGCTGGCCGCCCATCTGGCCCGGCGCCTGCGCGAAGTGATCGAAGGGCGCGGCCTTGACTGGCACGTGACCCATATCGGCTCTCGCGGCGAGTTCATTTGCGCGCCCGAAGCGCCGCGCAACGGTACGCAGGCCCGCGCGGCGATGCAGGGGCCGCTGGAACATGCCCTGCACCTGTTCCTCGTCAATCGCGGCGTGCTTATCGCCCCGTTCCACAATATGACGCTGGTCAGCCCCTATACGACCGAAGCCCAGGTCGAGCGGCTGGCAGACGTACTCGACGATTGCCTCAAGACACTGATCGGATGA